A single genomic interval of Sceloporus undulatus isolate JIND9_A2432 ecotype Alabama chromosome 2, SceUnd_v1.1, whole genome shotgun sequence harbors:
- the LOC121924121 gene encoding transcription factor HES-5-like translates to MSLEREDKETLQARMQAPRAYGWKKPNLEQAKRAVYKKIVKPLMEKKRRDRIAHSLNQLKALLVDVPNQGNKSLPTSRMDKAALLEMTVKWIQTLQIAVAEDRGFRTGSSYYASVVQATISERQQREAPSQSSPNYETFSLVTSPTSGLEKISRWNEKWEACPSFSYSRRPVPSVVLSRTGSHVFWRPWST, encoded by the exons ATGAGCCTTGAGAGAGAAGACAAGGAGACTTTGCAGGCAAGGATGCAAGCACCGAGGGCATATGGCTGGAAGAAGCCAAATCTAGAGCAGGCCAAACGTGCCGTTTACAAAAAg ATCGTTAAaccgctaatggaaaaaaagcgaAGGGATCGCATTGCCCATTCTCTGAATCAGCTAAAGGCTCTGTTAGTAGATGTACCAAACCAAGGCAACAAG TCTCTCCCCACTTCTCGCATGGACAAGGCAGCTCTTCTTGAAATGACTGTGAAATGGATCCAAACCTTACAGATAGCAG TGGCAGAAGACAGGGGCTTTCGGACAGGATCCTCGTATTATGCCTCCGTTGTTCAAGCCACCATTTCAGAGAGACAGCAGAGAGAAGCTCCGAGTCAATCAAGTCCCAATTATGAAACCTTCTCGCTTGTAACTTCTCCAACCTCTGGCCTGGAAAAGATCTCAAGGTGGAATGAAAAATGGGAGGCTTGCCCCAGCTTCTCATATTCTAGAAGACCAGTTCCTTCTGTAGTTCTGAGCAGAACTGGGTCTCACGTCTTCTGGAGGCCCTGGTCTACCtga